In Paenibacillus sp. 1781tsa1, one DNA window encodes the following:
- a CDS encoding sugar ABC transporter permease, producing the protein MLKELNKNKIMFLMLLPTLIFFLINSYFPMVGIYYAFTRYDFEGGLFGSPFVGLENFKFLWQSGMLLKLTTNTVGYNLAFIILGNGLAIFCAIMLSEIRGRLFKKITQSVMFLPYFISFVLLSVIAYNMFNYESGFVNTVLKRFEAGPVDIYNTPWIWVFLIIIFYLWKNLGYSMVIYLAAITGISDEYYEAARIDGANIFQRIWYITVPMLKPTFVILLLFSLGSIMKGQFDLFYQLIGNNGVLYNATDIIDTYVYRSLKVTFDIGMATAAGLYQSLFGFILIMTVNYIIRKVNEDYALF; encoded by the coding sequence ATGCTCAAAGAATTGAACAAAAACAAAATTATGTTTCTGATGCTGTTGCCCACGCTGATCTTTTTTCTGATTAACTCCTATTTTCCAATGGTCGGCATCTATTATGCGTTCACCCGGTATGATTTTGAAGGCGGATTATTTGGCAGTCCATTTGTCGGTCTGGAGAACTTTAAGTTCCTGTGGCAATCCGGAATGCTGTTGAAACTCACAACCAATACCGTGGGTTACAATCTCGCCTTCATTATATTGGGAAACGGACTGGCGATCTTCTGTGCGATCATGCTTAGCGAAATCCGTGGCAGGTTATTCAAAAAAATTACGCAATCCGTCATGTTCTTGCCGTATTTCATCTCATTTGTACTATTAAGTGTAATCGCTTACAACATGTTCAACTACGAGTCGGGTTTTGTGAACACGGTGCTCAAACGTTTCGAGGCCGGACCGGTCGATATTTATAACACACCCTGGATCTGGGTGTTTCTGATCATCATCTTTTATCTGTGGAAAAATCTAGGATACAGCATGGTCATCTATCTGGCCGCCATAACGGGGATCAGTGACGAGTATTATGAAGCAGCCCGAATCGACGGGGCCAATATTTTTCAGCGGATCTGGTACATTACGGTACCGATGCTGAAGCCAACCTTTGTCATCCTATTGTTGTTCTCGCTCGGCAGCATCATGAAGGGGCAGTTTGACCTGTTCTATCAACTGATTGGCAACAACGGGGTGCTGTACAACGCTACAGATATTATTGATACGTATGTGTATCGTTCTCTGAAAGTAACGTTTGATATCGGGATGGCAACGGCTGCTGGTCTGTATCAGTCCTTGTTCGGATTCATTTTGATCATGACCGTCAACTATATTATCCGCAAAGTAAATGAGGACTACGCCTTGTTCTAG
- a CDS encoding AraC family transcriptional regulator has product MRKRSEDSQKVFTRILIGIIISTVATLLVASSILYVNYNRIALRQVYRTDMNSLTQTSREVAKMTETAKSLSYQIYQDYTISSLLLYSKPNIYEITSAMEQLDNYRMSLPFIESIYVYNSKSNEFFISSNVRNGQQSISEIDDQGITSILQRFHDYKPFVPIPRTYQVGSTEATEVNSYTYLCYDTINDNAKLNYAVIVNIKDDWLSPNMNAVDQPGKTFIVNENGDLLSDFGDRSLMKNLSSEAFMKPIMQDAEQSAYFTEKVDGEKSLITYTAPDDLGWRYVRITPYDLITSDIRSMRTHTVLFCVGLLIAGLLLSYLVSRKLYHPIDKVLVRLRVMEAERRGSLHLLRQDFLRGALQGRETVTGGMLEERMKFYGSSIDVQRASRLVLLRIDHFTEFYETYRDETQLVKYAMMNICTETANLHYNAEAVDMGGDLITLIFNEKAENHELGQLAHHRIEELLRMMQAAVMTHLKCSISCTIGTEEDSLEDSIASYTRSAEASLHRLFMGPGCLIYTSDIMAYHAKEYAFPAGKERQLVDHLMTGKTREAKQVYADIVGETASYPFTVFQLALSHLTMTLNHVRNTLKKNNQLTLDSVSDGLMLPVKEAEDISEVHEHFYRMFDELGSKVEEKRTLKHEELIRKINGIIERDYADPNLCLTSIADELSMSPIYVSRLYKQLTLKGLTDVINETRIAKAQHLLVETENSVADIAERTGFTNSSYFYRMFKKFNGVTPNDYRRKEFHSENF; this is encoded by the coding sequence ATGCGTAAACGTTCAGAGGACAGTCAGAAGGTCTTCACACGGATTCTGATCGGCATTATCATCAGTACCGTCGCTACCTTACTTGTGGCTTCTTCCATTTTGTATGTCAACTATAATCGGATTGCTCTTCGCCAGGTGTATCGTACCGATATGAACAGTCTTACACAAACCAGTCGTGAAGTGGCCAAAATGACCGAAACTGCGAAATCATTGTCATATCAGATTTATCAGGACTACACCATCTCTTCATTACTGCTTTATTCCAAACCAAATATCTATGAGATTACATCGGCAATGGAGCAGCTCGACAACTACCGCATGTCTCTTCCCTTTATTGAATCCATCTATGTATATAACTCTAAAAGTAATGAATTCTTTATCAGTTCCAACGTGCGTAATGGGCAGCAGTCCATCTCGGAGATCGATGATCAGGGGATTACAAGCATCCTCCAACGCTTCCATGACTATAAACCTTTTGTCCCCATCCCGCGTACATATCAGGTTGGCTCTACTGAAGCAACAGAGGTTAACAGCTACACCTATCTCTGTTATGACACGATCAATGACAACGCGAAATTAAACTATGCTGTCATCGTTAATATCAAGGATGATTGGCTCAGTCCAAATATGAATGCTGTGGATCAACCAGGCAAGACCTTTATCGTGAATGAGAATGGGGATCTATTATCTGACTTTGGTGACCGTTCATTGATGAAAAATCTCTCCAGCGAAGCTTTTATGAAGCCAATTATGCAGGATGCCGAGCAGTCAGCTTACTTTACCGAGAAGGTCGACGGAGAAAAATCACTCATCACCTACACCGCTCCCGATGATCTGGGCTGGCGTTATGTGAGAATAACACCGTATGATCTGATTACCTCGGATATCCGGAGTATGCGCACACATACCGTTCTGTTTTGCGTTGGACTTCTCATCGCAGGGTTGCTTCTCTCTTACCTTGTATCCCGAAAACTTTATCACCCTATTGATAAGGTGCTTGTTCGTTTACGTGTGATGGAAGCAGAGCGACGTGGCAGTCTTCATTTGTTACGGCAGGATTTTCTACGAGGGGCCCTACAAGGCCGCGAAACAGTAACCGGAGGTATGTTGGAAGAACGGATGAAGTTCTACGGTTCCTCCATTGATGTTCAGCGCGCATCCAGACTGGTATTGCTGCGTATTGACCATTTTACCGAATTCTACGAAACGTATCGTGATGAGACCCAGCTTGTAAAATACGCCATGATGAACATCTGCACCGAGACAGCCAATCTCCACTACAATGCAGAAGCTGTGGACATGGGCGGTGATCTGATCACACTCATCTTCAATGAAAAAGCGGAAAACCATGAACTTGGGCAACTTGCTCATCACCGGATCGAAGAGCTGCTGCGCATGATGCAGGCTGCTGTAATGACCCATTTGAAATGCTCCATCTCCTGTACGATCGGAACGGAAGAAGATTCATTGGAAGACAGTATCGCATCCTACACCAGATCAGCCGAAGCCTCACTGCATCGTTTGTTCATGGGACCGGGCTGTCTGATCTATACCTCTGACATCATGGCTTATCACGCCAAGGAGTACGCATTCCCGGCAGGTAAGGAAAGACAGCTTGTTGATCATCTAATGACAGGTAAGACGCGAGAAGCCAAACAAGTCTATGCAGATATCGTCGGTGAAACAGCCTCTTACCCGTTCACCGTCTTCCAGCTAGCCTTATCCCATCTGACGATGACACTGAACCATGTACGAAATACCCTCAAGAAGAATAATCAACTCACGCTTGATTCAGTCTCGGATGGACTAATGCTGCCTGTCAAAGAAGCGGAAGACATCAGTGAAGTACATGAACACTTCTATCGTATGTTCGATGAGCTTGGTTCCAAAGTCGAGGAGAAGCGTACACTGAAGCACGAAGAGTTGATTCGTAAAATCAATGGCATTATTGAGCGGGACTATGCAGACCCCAATCTATGTCTAACTTCTATCGCAGATGAGCTTAGCATGTCGCCCATCTATGTAAGCAGGCTCTACAAACAGCTCACCCTGAAAGGGCTCACGGACGTAATTAACGAAACCCGCATAGCCAAGGCCCAGCATCTGCTGGTGGAAACGGAGAACTCCGTTGCCGACATTGCCGAGAGAACTGGATTCACCAACAGTTCATACTTCTATCGCATGTTCAAAAAGTTCAATGGTGTTACACCGAACGATTATCGGCGCAAAGAGTTTCATTCAGAGAACTTTTGA
- a CDS encoding carbohydrate ABC transporter permease, with amino-acid sequence MNTPMNTHTRTNTRLRDSEFTFMFQLISYSFIIILSIMCLLPFLLILSGSFSSNESIVRDGYHLFPTDFSLEGYKMVFKFPTQVLKAYGVTVFTTVVGTTLGLFLITMAGFVLQRKDFKYRNTFSFFIYFTTLFGGGLVPWYIMLANYFNLTDTYTVLIFPGLMTPFLIILMKNFIRSAVPDELIESAKIDGANDFRIYFSIVLKLAMPGIATVGLFLALGYWNDWFTSSLFINNPDMYQLQFYLYNTMNTITFIDQMAIGTGITLSQDVPTESTKMAMAIVVTGPILFLYPFVQRYFVKGLTIGAVKG; translated from the coding sequence ATGAACACGCCAATGAATACTCACACGCGTACGAATACTCGTCTCAGAGATTCGGAGTTTACTTTCATGTTTCAACTGATTTCCTACAGCTTCATCATCATTTTATCAATCATGTGCTTGCTGCCTTTTCTGCTGATTCTATCCGGCTCATTTAGCAGCAACGAATCCATAGTGAGGGATGGCTATCACCTCTTTCCAACGGACTTTTCCCTGGAAGGTTACAAAATGGTGTTCAAATTCCCGACTCAGGTACTCAAAGCTTATGGGGTAACGGTCTTTACAACAGTGGTGGGGACTACGCTAGGGCTGTTTCTCATCACGATGGCCGGCTTTGTGCTCCAGCGTAAAGATTTTAAATATCGGAATACGTTCTCGTTTTTTATTTACTTCACAACCCTGTTTGGTGGGGGACTTGTGCCTTGGTACATTATGCTGGCGAACTACTTCAATCTCACGGATACGTACACCGTATTGATTTTCCCGGGATTGATGACGCCATTCCTCATTATCCTGATGAAAAATTTCATTCGTTCGGCAGTGCCGGATGAATTGATTGAGTCCGCCAAAATTGATGGAGCGAATGACTTCCGTATTTATTTCAGCATTGTGTTGAAACTGGCGATGCCTGGGATCGCCACTGTAGGGCTGTTTCTGGCATTGGGTTACTGGAATGACTGGTTTACCTCATCGCTCTTCATTAACAACCCGGATATGTACCAACTGCAATTTTATCTCTATAACACGATGAACACGATTACCTTTATCGACCAGATGGCGATTGGCACAGGGATCACGCTTAGTCAGGATGTGCCTACTGAATCAACCAAGATGGCGATGGCTATCGTTGTGACGGGACCGATTTTGTTCCTGTATCCGTTTGTACAACGTTACTTTGTCAAAGGACTTACGATTGGTGCAGTGAAAGGTTAG
- the trmB gene encoding tRNA (guanosine(46)-N7)-methyltransferase TrmB, with protein sequence MRLRGRKGIRENLEQQVDLVVLDPKQHKGKWSELFGNDHPIFVEFGMGKGQFISQMSYKYPEFNFIGIDMYDELVRRASEKARNAWSQADVETPPNLKLALANIEQIEEVFEPEELERIYLNFSDPWPKAKHARRRLTHPRFLKKYTELLNPKGQIHFKTDSETLFDFSLNAIADFGLQMTNISLNLHRDGLNEEHVMTEYEQKFMGKGMNIHRVEVIVGEEALREYQQTRLDKYKVREASDESGEDQEQE encoded by the coding sequence ATGCGTTTACGTGGCAGAAAAGGGATAAGAGAAAATCTGGAGCAACAAGTTGATCTTGTTGTACTGGACCCCAAGCAGCATAAAGGAAAATGGTCTGAACTGTTTGGCAATGACCATCCGATCTTCGTGGAATTTGGTATGGGTAAAGGTCAATTTATCAGCCAAATGAGTTATAAATATCCGGAATTTAATTTTATCGGTATTGATATGTATGATGAACTGGTGCGTCGTGCCAGTGAGAAAGCTCGTAATGCGTGGAGTCAGGCTGATGTGGAGACACCTCCGAACCTGAAGCTTGCGCTGGCAAATATCGAACAGATCGAGGAAGTTTTTGAACCGGAAGAACTGGAACGTATTTATTTGAACTTCAGTGATCCTTGGCCAAAAGCAAAGCATGCACGTCGCCGGTTGACGCATCCGCGCTTCCTGAAGAAATACACGGAATTGCTTAATCCCAAAGGTCAGATTCATTTCAAAACCGATTCGGAGACGTTGTTTGATTTCTCACTCAACGCCATTGCCGACTTTGGCCTGCAAATGACCAATATTTCTTTGAATCTGCATCGTGATGGTTTGAATGAAGAACATGTGATGACGGAGTACGAGCAGAAATTCATGGGTAAAGGTATGAACATTCACCGGGTTGAAGTGATTGTTGGTGAAGAGGCCCTGCGTGAGTATCAGCAGACACGCCTGGACAAGTATAAAGTTCGTGAAGCTTCTGATGAGTCCGGCGAAGATCAGGAACAGGAATAA
- a CDS encoding extracellular solute-binding protein, which translates to MRNKTIRHLSLVLALMLFAGVLAACNNGSGGSSQGSEQGGTSGNKGEKVTLQFYMLGDAPKDLPVIESEINKLAEADLNVNVKFNYTSWTDWDQKYKLLLSSGQPIDLIFTADWTFYQSYAKKGAFLALDEMLPTAAPKLKAHVPDDMWNAVKINDKIYTVPSTWIEYVTEGIAYREDLREKYNLPKPESLETLEAYLEGIKANEPNMIPIADSNANHTHGIRQLTSKLVNTAGQLPYGLDIMYDTPSTVTSYWGSAQHLEDLKTYKRWMDKGFFPKNVLNVKDTSNSLLQNGKSAVVLSGENPNKFNADVIKVQSTHPDWKLAYFPYPNAKGFAQPVHPIHNGFAIPRSSKNPEKALAFYEKLVTDKRYNWLTEYGVEGKNFEVDNGYYKMMGDAQTNGFPREGMNGWAWRNPEFMLYDKTFDDVLTMFEDLDKIKKPDIFTGFAEDWTPYQAEKAALEQVEKQYLYPLNVGLVADVEAGLNTFMEKAKQAGLEKIQAEYTKQWQEYLKSAGIQ; encoded by the coding sequence ATGCGTAACAAAACAATTCGGCACCTGTCTCTGGTACTTGCCCTGATGTTGTTTGCCGGGGTGCTTGCCGCATGTAACAACGGTTCGGGGGGATCGTCGCAAGGAAGCGAGCAAGGGGGAACATCCGGGAACAAAGGCGAGAAAGTAACGCTTCAATTCTACATGCTTGGGGATGCTCCCAAAGATCTGCCTGTCATTGAATCCGAGATCAATAAGCTGGCTGAGGCTGATCTGAACGTCAATGTGAAATTCAACTACACCTCATGGACCGACTGGGATCAAAAATATAAACTGCTGCTGTCTTCCGGACAGCCGATCGATCTGATCTTCACAGCGGATTGGACATTCTACCAGTCCTATGCCAAGAAGGGCGCGTTCCTGGCATTGGATGAAATGCTGCCTACAGCAGCGCCAAAACTGAAAGCTCATGTCCCTGATGACATGTGGAATGCTGTCAAAATCAATGACAAAATCTATACTGTTCCATCAACCTGGATTGAGTATGTAACCGAGGGGATTGCGTACCGCGAGGATTTGCGCGAGAAGTACAATCTTCCGAAGCCAGAATCGCTTGAGACACTCGAAGCGTATCTCGAAGGCATCAAGGCCAACGAACCAAATATGATTCCGATCGCGGATAGCAATGCCAACCATACGCATGGTATCCGTCAATTGACATCCAAGCTGGTTAATACAGCAGGTCAACTTCCATATGGATTGGATATTATGTATGACACACCTTCAACCGTGACATCCTATTGGGGATCAGCGCAACATCTGGAAGACCTGAAAACATACAAACGCTGGATGGACAAAGGATTTTTCCCGAAAAACGTACTGAATGTAAAAGATACTTCCAACTCATTGCTGCAAAATGGAAAATCGGCTGTTGTTCTGTCCGGGGAAAACCCTAACAAATTTAATGCAGATGTAATCAAAGTGCAGTCTACGCATCCAGATTGGAAACTGGCTTATTTTCCTTACCCGAATGCAAAAGGGTTTGCACAACCGGTTCACCCGATCCACAATGGTTTTGCGATTCCGCGTAGTAGTAAGAACCCGGAAAAAGCATTGGCATTTTACGAGAAGCTTGTGACAGACAAACGATATAATTGGTTGACTGAATACGGCGTGGAGGGCAAAAACTTCGAGGTAGATAATGGATACTACAAAATGATGGGCGATGCACAAACGAACGGCTTCCCGCGTGAGGGCATGAATGGCTGGGCTTGGCGTAATCCCGAATTTATGCTCTACGATAAAACCTTTGATGATGTCCTGACCATGTTTGAAGATCTGGACAAAATCAAAAAGCCAGATATTTTTACCGGATTTGCGGAAGACTGGACTCCATACCAAGCCGAGAAAGCTGCATTGGAGCAAGTTGAGAAACAATACTTGTATCCGCTTAATGTGGGTTTGGTGGCAGACGTAGAGGCTGGGTTGAATACATTTATGGAGAAGGCTAAACAAGCAGGATTGGAAAAAATTCAGGCAGAATACACGAAGCAGTGGCAGGAGTATTTGAAGTCAGCGGGCATTCAATAG